In Uranotaenia lowii strain MFRU-FL chromosome 2, ASM2978415v1, whole genome shotgun sequence, one genomic interval encodes:
- the LOC129743017 gene encoding uncharacterized protein LOC129743017, which yields MSGGDPGPVEDPPDNIRSRLPQFLRNKSYDGVTRFLQLRMTIDKSTDKRPPLPQNPFLIGKSVERAVGSTNLKQLEAIKEGQGAQYILRTSSPEISQKLLLMTTLLDKTPVEVVLHPTLNSVQGVVYQPDTVDMKEDEILTEIESEGVLAVRRIMKRDNKKDLQKTPLLVLTFCSTVLPEYVRFGLLRVPVRPYYPSPMICRRCGSYGHTHKRCDSTVCPVCFKDHPITAGQICDNQKYCKQCRQEGHSPTSRDCPSFQKEEAVIRLKVNKGITFQEARTEVNQTWSKPTYSSKVQQRITQANNDSNEKDKLISLLQDELTKLRQELREIRQKDQQDSSQPAQKPNQRISRKDSHDMTSNQQSQSGTSKKDGGSKSTAVTTEEPGISIGSRKILYNTRSVSRKRNLTQNEISPTNPKTRPKISITNSQISQHEENLDTDMFSDDDGAQ from the coding sequence ATGTCGGGAGGTGATCCGGGTCCCGTGGAGGACCCTCCTGATAACATCCGGAGTAGACTGCCTCAGTTTTTGCGTAACAAGTCTTATGATGGTGTCACCCGATTCCTTCAGTTGAGAATGACCATTGATAAATCTACCGACAAACGACCTCCTCTACCTCAAAACCCATTCCTCATAGGAAAATCGGTAGAACGTGCCGTTGGATCTACAAACCTCAAACAGCTCGAAGCTATAAAAGAAGGTCAAGGTGCTCAATATATTTTGAGGACATCTTCGCCagaaatatctcagaaactactaCTAATGACCACTCTACTGGACAAAACTCCCGTTGAAGTTGTACTGCATCCAACCTTAAACTCAGTACAAGGTGTTGTTTACCAACCAGATACAGTAGATATGAAAGAAGACGAAATTCTcactgaaattgaatctgaagGTGTTTTGGCAGTGCGCAGGATAATGAAACGCGATAATAAAAAGGACTTACAAAAGACACCACTTCTCGTACTTACCTTCTGCAGCACGGTTCTTCCGGAATACGTTCGTTTTGGCCTGCTACGCGTCCCAGTCCGTCCATATTACCCCTCACCGATGATCTGTCGTCGCTGTGGATCTTATGGTCACACCCATAAGAGATGTGACAGCACGGTTTGTCCAGTTTGTTTCAAGGATCACCCGATCACTGCAGGACAAATTTGTGATAACCAAAAGTACTGCAAGCAATGTAGACAGGAAGGTCACTCTCCGACTAGTCGCGACTGTCCCTCCTTCCAAAAGGAAGAAGCAGTGATCCGCCTGAAAGTCAACAAAGGCATCACATTTCAAGAGGCACGAACTGAAGTAAACCAAACTTGGAGTAAACCTACCTATTCAAGTAAAGTGCAACAACGCATAACGCAAGCCAACAATGATAGCAATGAGAAAGATAAACTCATATCGTTATTACAAGATGAGCTTACTAAACTCCGACAAGAATTGCGGGAAATTAGGCAAAAAGACCAGCAAGATTCTTCACAACCGGCGCAAAAACCAAATCAGCGTATTTCTCGGAAAGATTCACACGATATGACCAGCAATCAACAATCACAGTCCGGAACATCTAAAAAAGACGGTGGTTCTAAATCCACAGCGGTTACAACTGAAGAACCAGGAATATCAATCGGATCGAGAAAAATTCTATATAATACGAGAAGTGTTAGCAGAAAACGAAATCTTACGCAAAACGAAATTTCGCCAACCAATCCAAAAACGCGACCAAAAATATCAATTACAAACTCCCAAATATCTCAGCATGAAGAGAACCTAGACACGGACATGTTCTCTGATGACGACGGCGCTCAGTGA